In Desulfovibrio sp., the genomic window CTGAGCACGCGCTCGCCCGATTTTCGCGCATCAGTGCAGCGCGAGGAAATCAACGAGCTGCGCAGCCAGAGCGAACTGGTGGCCCGGTTTCTGGACGGCGCGCCCATTGACGCGCTGGCCGCCACCTACCAGATGGGCGCAGACAGGGCTCACAGTTTTTTTCTGAGCGTAAACATGCCGGGCAAGGATGGTCTGGCCCAGCTGACCATCAAGGAATCGCGGGTTGAGGGCTGGAACGGCGCGTTCATCTCCCAGATGCGCGTAGACGACATGCAGAGCCGCCTCAATGGGCGTGAGAGCATGCGCATGGCCAGTTTTGAAGCCAGCGACATTACCCTGCCGGAACTTGGGCTCGTGCACCGCCTCATTGACGCCGCCGCCATGGGCGAACAGGACATGGAAGCCGCCGCAAAGGTGGTTGGCCCCATTCTGGAAGAAATATTGGCCGCCGATCCTCCGCTTGTGCGGCAGGTGCGCGCCGACAACATGGCATTCTCGGTGGAAAACGGCAGCGTGACCGTTGACGGCGTGGGCTTTGACTGGCTTTCAAACGCGCCGCGCCACACCAAAAGCTTTATCCGCAACATCTCCGCGCCGCGTGATCTGGTTCAGGCTTCTGCCGACTGTCTTGCGCCCGCCCTCAAGGCGGACCTGACCTTTGAAAGCCTGGCCCAGAGCTCCTCGTCGCACAAAAAAATGCTCACCATCAAGGCCGAAGACCTCGCCGATGTGGACTGCTCGCTTACCCTGTACGATGCGGGCATCATCTCTACCAGCGAACAGGCCCTGTTGCTGCAGAGCTTCAGCGACCTGCACCTTACCATAAAGGATCGCGGAGCCATGGCTTGGGTTGGCCTCAACCTTTCGCCCAACGGGCGTGCCTCGGCAACGGCCATGCATCACGGGCTGGACACGGGGCTGCAGCTGAACCCCACCCCCCAGAACAAGGCCATCCGCGAGGCCCTGCTGACCTTTGTGCAGCGCCCCGGCAAGCTTGAAGCCGCCAGCGTGCGCGGCCAGCGCATAGGCATTTTGCAGCTGCTGGCAGCCCTCAACGACCCCGGCTCGCTGTTTAGCTGTACGGCAACCCCAGGCCCCAAGCTTCTTGAAGAGCAGATCAACGCCCTTGCGGCCCAGGCTGCCCAAACTTCCGCCCCCGCCGAAGCAGCGGGAAAGTAACACATGCGCAAACTCTGCCTTAAAAAAAATGAAGACCGTCGCCTGCGCGCGGGCCACCTGTGGATATTCGCCAACGAAGTGGACGTGAAGCAAAGCCCGCTTACCGACTTTGCCCCCGGCGAGTCCGCAACACTGTGCGACTGGCGCGGCGCACCGCTTGGCAGCGTGTGCGTCAACCCGGCCTCGCTTATCTGCGCCCGCCTGCACAGCCGCAAGCCCGATACCGAGATGGACGAGGCCCTGCTTACCCAAAGGCTGGAATTAGCCCTGGCTCTACGCCAGCGCCTCTACCCCGCCCCCTGGTACCGGCTCTGCCACGGCGAGGGCGACTTTTTGCCCGGCCTTGTCATTGACCGCTACGGCGACCACCTCACCGTGCAGGTTACCACCGCTGGCATGGAACAACGCCGCGAGGCGCTCACCGCCGCCCTGCACACCCTTGTGCGCCCGACTTCCATTCTCTGGGCCAACGATCTTGCAGCGCGCGGGCTCGAAAACCTCGCACGCGAGCAGCAGAGCGAAGGCACCCTGCCCGAACGCCTTGAAGTGCCAGAGGGCGACTGCCGCTTTTACACGCCCTGCGCCACCGGCCAGAAAACAGGCTGGTTTTACGACCAGCGCCCCAACCGGGCTGAGCTTGCGCGCTATGCCAGGGAAGCTGACGTGCTGGATATCTTCAGCTATGTTGGCGGGTTCGGCGTCAGTGCCGCTGCCGCCGGTGCAAAGTCTGTGACCTTTATAGATGCTTCGGCCCAGGCGCTCTCCTTTGCGGAAGAAAACGTAAAGGCCAACGCCCCGACCTGCGAGGCCCAGACCCTCTGCGGCGACGCCTTTGACCTGCTGCGCCAGCTGCGCGACGATGGCCGCCGCTTTCAGGTCATCAGCCTTGATCCACCGGCCTTCATCAAGCGCCGCAAAGACGCGGCCCTTGGGCTGGCCGCATACAAGCAGGCCAACGATCTGGCCGTGCAGCTGCTCGCACCGGGTGGCATACTTGCCACGTCTTCGTGCTCGCACCATCTCGAGGTGCAGGCACTGCGCGGCTGCTTGACGCAGGCCGCCACCAAGCGCAAACTGCATGCCCGTATTCTGTTTGCCGGAGGTCAGGGGCCGGATCATCCCATCCATGCTGCCATGCCCGAAACGGCCTATTTGAAGTGCTTTATTGCCCAGGTGGGCGCTTAACCACAAGGATTTGACATGCTGAACAAAGTTCGCCTGCTCACCCCCGGCCCCACGCCTCTGCCGGAGCGCGTGCGTCTTGTGCTCGCCAAAGACATGATCCACCACCGCAAAAGTGAATTCAAAGCCGTGATGGGCAGGGTTCAGGAGCGGCTGCGCGTGCTGTTCGGCACGAGCGACGTGGTTCTGCCCCTCTCCTGTTCCGGTACGGGTGCCATGACGGCGGCGGTGTACAGCCTGTTTACCCCCGGCCAGCGCGTGCTGGTGGTGGAAGGCGGCAAATTTGGCCAGCGCTGGCGCGAAATTGCCGTTTCACGCGGGCTTGAAACCACCACCATCGAGGTGCCGTGGGGCGAAGCCGTTGATCCGCAGGCCGTGGCCGCAGCCCTCAAGGCCGACCCCTCCATCGCGGGCGTGCTTGTGCAGCATTCCGAAACCTCCACCGGCGTTCTGCACCCGGTGGAAGAAGTGGCGCGCATCACCAGAGAAACCGACACCCTGTTGCTGGTGGACGGCATTTCAGCCGTGAGCCTGGCCCCCTGTCCCATGGACCAGTGGGGTATCGACTGCCTCGTGACCGGCTCGCAAAAGGGCCTCATGCTGCCTCCCGGCCTTGCGCTACTGGCGCTCTCGCCCCGCGCGTGGAAGCGGGCCGAAAATCTCACACCCGGCTGCTTCTATTTTAACCTGCCCAGGGAAAAGGCCAAAATCGCCCAAGGGCAGACCCTGTTTACCTCGGCGGTAAACCTTGTGGTGGGTCTGGACGAAAGCCTCGACATGCTGCTGGAAAACGGCCTTGAAGCCGTTTACGCCAAGCAGTGGGCACTGACCATGCTGACCCGCACGGGCGTGGCGGCCATGGGCCTTGAGCTGTACGCCAAA contains:
- a CDS encoding class I SAM-dependent rRNA methyltransferase, with translation MRKLCLKKNEDRRLRAGHLWIFANEVDVKQSPLTDFAPGESATLCDWRGAPLGSVCVNPASLICARLHSRKPDTEMDEALLTQRLELALALRQRLYPAPWYRLCHGEGDFLPGLVIDRYGDHLTVQVTTAGMEQRREALTAALHTLVRPTSILWANDLAARGLENLAREQQSEGTLPERLEVPEGDCRFYTPCATGQKTGWFYDQRPNRAELARYAREADVLDIFSYVGGFGVSAAAAGAKSVTFIDASAQALSFAEENVKANAPTCEAQTLCGDAFDLLRQLRDDGRRFQVISLDPPAFIKRRKDAALGLAAYKQANDLAVQLLAPGGILATSSCSHHLEVQALRGCLTQAATKRKLHARILFAGGQGPDHPIHAAMPETAYLKCFIAQVGA
- a CDS encoding alanine--glyoxylate aminotransferase family protein, which codes for MLNKVRLLTPGPTPLPERVRLVLAKDMIHHRKSEFKAVMGRVQERLRVLFGTSDVVLPLSCSGTGAMTAAVYSLFTPGQRVLVVEGGKFGQRWREIAVSRGLETTTIEVPWGEAVDPQAVAAALKADPSIAGVLVQHSETSTGVLHPVEEVARITRETDTLLLVDGISAVSLAPCPMDQWGIDCLVTGSQKGLMLPPGLALLALSPRAWKRAENLTPGCFYFNLPREKAKIAQGQTLFTSAVNLVVGLDESLDMLLENGLEAVYAKQWALTMLTRTGVAAMGLELYAKTHFAWGITSVMLPAGVDGTEVLRIAMEKYGVCMAGGQDHMKGRMVRIGHMGWVDWADLVAGLHALNRGIIEAGGHCGSRDYLEEALAAYRAALAGKPGEIPRLVHS